One Chloroflexota bacterium DNA segment encodes these proteins:
- a CDS encoding error-prone DNA polymerase, with product MTQPAYAELHAHSNFSFLDGASHPEEMAARAAELGLTALAITDHDGVYGAVRFSHAAREHGLRPIVGMEASLSEGRHLTLLARDREGYANICRLATAAHRDRPKGTAELDLDTLARHTRGLVGLSGCLRGAIPNAALNGDDRQAIELAGTYAELFEPGGFFLELQDHRLETEHLANAGLLDVARRTGLPLAATNNVHYHDRSRARLQDVLVCIKHTATLETAGRRLRPNHEFVLKSASEMARLFAGVPEAVGNTLRIAEMCDFDLSRKLEYGLPTFPTPSGESEYGYMERLVWEGARRRYPDLDEAVCERVRRELRYVKDLRLAGYFLTVRDLVDFCHRHDILVNTRGSAPGSILCYALGISMVDPIAAGLMFERFMSPDRDEPPDIDLDIEHQERERVIQYVYERYGRRRAAMVANVICFRGRSAIRDVGKALGLPQAQVDRLAERLQWHPSVEMPHPDQAGGDVPREVSNRVGRDLLELSRQIVDFPRHLGIHTGGMIIASHPLDGSVPIEPATMEGRTVAQWDKDDCADTGLLKIDLLGLGMLTLIQRAFRLIERRHGRRLALADFSFDDPEVYDAICAADTIGMFQVESRAQMHVLPQTRPRCFYDLVVQVAIIRPGPMTTKMHRRWILRRTGQEADDPVWPGLASVLQRTLGLPIFQEQCLQIAMVAAGFSATKADALRRAMSRKRSLAHIQALQEDLMQGMTRSGIPAATAEQIYAQIEGYAGYGFPEAHSCAFALLVYVSAWLKVHHHAEFTCAILNSQPMGFYSPHTLVGDAQRHGVTVRPVDIRHSRFECMVEPDGAVRMGYQYVEGLGEAHRERLDEASARGPYRSLEDFCRRTRLPINVLEALATAGAFRGLGLNRRAALWQVQAHAPAAHGGELPNLVAELEEPVALPPADALVQVRMDFAATGLSTRWRGLEFLRPALAQSGVLRAADLLDLAAKRRARPDSAATVKARPTRIPRVAIPAGVRPPIPRPRRGRGRSLHPPAVGRYGERARRTGNHYDGQSSGRQFQGLGDSGVPDALREQARTGVMVTVAGIVINRQHPPTARGYTFLSLEDETGLVNIIIRPSVFTRYQRAILDSPVMLVYGEMQDEHGAVQVMAHTCHPATSDGLGAPPSRDWS from the coding sequence TTGACCCAGCCCGCCTACGCCGAGCTGCACGCGCACAGCAACTTCTCGTTTCTCGATGGCGCGTCGCATCCCGAGGAAATGGCGGCGCGCGCCGCCGAGCTTGGGCTGACGGCGCTGGCGATCACGGACCACGACGGGGTCTACGGCGCGGTGCGGTTCTCCCACGCGGCGCGCGAGCACGGCCTGCGTCCCATCGTGGGCATGGAAGCCAGCCTGTCCGAGGGCCGTCACCTCACCCTGCTGGCGCGTGACCGGGAGGGCTACGCCAACATCTGCCGGCTGGCCACGGCGGCGCACCGCGACCGGCCCAAGGGAACGGCGGAGCTGGACCTCGACACCCTGGCGCGGCACACGCGCGGGTTGGTTGGGCTGTCGGGCTGCCTGCGGGGCGCGATTCCAAACGCGGCGCTAAATGGCGACGACCGCCAGGCCATCGAGCTGGCGGGAACCTACGCCGAGCTGTTCGAACCCGGCGGCTTCTTTCTCGAGCTCCAGGACCATCGACTCGAAACGGAACACCTGGCCAACGCCGGACTGCTCGATGTCGCGCGGCGCACCGGCCTGCCGCTGGCGGCCACCAACAACGTCCACTACCACGACCGATCCCGGGCGCGGCTGCAGGACGTGCTGGTCTGCATCAAGCACACCGCCACGCTGGAAACGGCGGGGCGGCGGCTGCGGCCCAATCACGAGTTCGTGCTCAAGTCCGCCTCGGAAATGGCGCGGCTGTTCGCCGGCGTCCCCGAGGCGGTCGGCAACACGCTGCGCATTGCCGAGATGTGCGACTTCGACCTGAGTCGCAAGCTCGAATACGGCCTGCCCACGTTTCCCACGCCCAGCGGCGAGTCGGAATACGGCTACATGGAGCGCCTGGTCTGGGAGGGCGCGCGACGGCGCTATCCAGACCTCGACGAGGCGGTGTGCGAGCGCGTGCGGCGGGAGCTGCGGTACGTCAAGGACCTGCGGCTGGCGGGCTATTTCCTCACCGTGCGCGACCTGGTGGACTTCTGTCACCGCCACGACATCCTGGTCAACACCCGCGGCTCGGCGCCGGGATCGATCCTCTGCTACGCCCTCGGCATCTCGATGGTCGACCCCATCGCCGCCGGGCTGATGTTCGAGCGGTTCATGTCGCCGGACCGGGACGAGCCGCCCGACATCGACCTGGACATCGAGCACCAGGAGCGCGAGCGGGTCATTCAGTACGTCTATGAGCGCTACGGCCGCCGTCGCGCGGCCATGGTGGCGAACGTCATCTGCTTTCGCGGGCGCTCGGCCATCCGCGACGTGGGCAAGGCGCTGGGGCTGCCGCAGGCCCAGGTGGACCGGTTGGCGGAGCGGCTGCAATGGCATCCCAGCGTGGAGATGCCGCATCCCGATCAGGCGGGCGGCGACGTGCCGCGCGAGGTCTCTAACCGCGTGGGCCGCGATCTGCTGGAGCTAAGCCGGCAGATCGTCGACTTTCCCCGGCACCTGGGCATTCACACCGGGGGCATGATCATCGCCTCGCACCCGCTGGACGGGTCGGTGCCGATCGAGCCGGCGACGATGGAGGGGCGCACCGTGGCGCAGTGGGACAAGGACGACTGCGCCGACACCGGCCTGCTGAAGATCGACCTGCTGGGGCTGGGCATGCTGACGCTGATCCAGCGGGCCTTCCGACTGATCGAACGGCGGCACGGCCGGCGCCTGGCGCTGGCGGACTTCAGCTTCGACGACCCCGAGGTCTACGACGCGATCTGCGCGGCCGACACCATCGGCATGTTCCAGGTGGAAAGCCGCGCCCAGATGCACGTGCTGCCGCAGACGCGGCCGCGGTGCTTCTATGACCTGGTGGTGCAGGTGGCGATCATCCGGCCCGGACCGATGACCACCAAGATGCACCGGCGCTGGATCCTGCGACGCACGGGGCAGGAGGCGGACGATCCCGTGTGGCCCGGCCTGGCATCGGTGCTGCAGCGCACGCTGGGGCTGCCGATCTTCCAGGAGCAGTGCCTGCAAATCGCCATGGTCGCGGCCGGGTTCTCGGCAACCAAGGCCGACGCGCTGCGGCGCGCGATGAGCCGCAAGCGCTCCCTGGCGCATATCCAGGCGCTGCAAGAGGACCTGATGCAAGGCATGACCCGCAGCGGCATCCCCGCGGCGACGGCGGAGCAGATCTACGCCCAGATCGAGGGCTACGCGGGCTATGGATTTCCCGAGGCGCATTCCTGCGCCTTCGCGCTGCTGGTGTACGTCTCGGCGTGGCTGAAGGTGCACCACCACGCGGAGTTCACCTGCGCGATCCTCAACAGCCAGCCGATGGGCTTCTACAGCCCGCACACCCTGGTGGGCGACGCCCAGCGGCACGGGGTGACGGTGCGTCCCGTGGACATCCGGCACAGCCGCTTCGAGTGCATGGTGGAGCCGGACGGCGCGGTGCGCATGGGCTATCAGTACGTGGAGGGCCTGGGCGAGGCCCACCGCGAGCGCCTGGATGAGGCGTCGGCCCGCGGGCCGTATCGCTCCCTGGAAGACTTCTGCCGCCGGACGCGGTTGCCGATCAACGTCCTGGAAGCGCTGGCCACGGCGGGGGCATTTCGCGGTCTGGGGCTGAACCGGCGCGCGGCGCTCTGGCAGGTGCAGGCCCATGCGCCGGCGGCCCACGGCGGCGAGCTGCCGAACCTGGTGGCGGAGCTGGAGGAGCCGGTGGCGCTGCCGCCGGCCGACGCGCTGGTGCAGGTGCGGATGGACTTCGCCGCCACCGGCCTTTCGACCCGCTGGCGCGGCCTGGAGTTCCTGCGGCCGGCCCTGGCGCAATCCGGCGTGCTGCGCGCCGCCGACCTGTTGGACCTGGCCGCCAAGCGGCGCGCACGCCCGGATAGCGCAGCGACGGTCAAGGCGCGGCCGACGCGCATCCCTCGGGTCGCCATTCCGGCCGGCGTGCGCCCACCGATTCCGCGCCCGCGCCGCGGTCGAGGCCGCTCGCTGCATCCACCCGCGGTGGGGCGCTACGGCGAGCGGGCCCGCCGCACCGGGAATCACTACGACGGGCAGAGCAGCGGGCGGCAGTTCCAGGGCCTGGGCGACAGCGGCGTTCCCGACGCCCTGCGCGAGCAGGCCCGCACCGGAGTCATGGTCACCGTGGCCGGCATCGTGATCAACCGCCAACACCCGCCCACCGCGCGCGGCTACACCTTCCTGTCGCTGGAGGATGAGACCGGGCTGGTCAACATCATCATTCGCCCGTCGGTCTTCACCCGCTACCAGCGCGCGATTTTGGATTCGCCGGTGATGCTGGTCTACGGCGAGATGCAGGACGAGCACGGGGCGGTGCAGGTGATGGCCCACACCTGCCACCCCGCCACGAGCGACGGCCTGGGCGCACCGCCCTCGCGTGATTGGTCGTGA